In bacterium, a single genomic region encodes these proteins:
- the amrB gene encoding AmmeMemoRadiSam system protein B: protein MELRRAFFSGSWYPSDPGKCRRQIESFLASVPTSIPEGLDPLGGIVPHAGWVFSGRIAASVMASLKLSGEPDTIVIFGSHLGPEDPSWIMPEGAWETPLGPMEVDQDLARYLMSEFSIRRQGPGYAQADNTIEVQLPMLRYFFPKARILPLGLAPTQEGIGIGKGCAELILQKGIRSMVLGSTDLTHYGPGYGFCPKGPASQAEAWVKEVLDGSVIKKFLDMDPEGILVEALDKKNACCPGAAAGAVACLKTLGATRAHLVHYATSRDVMEAEDFVGYAGVIFGK from the coding sequence ATGGAACTTAGAAGAGCTTTTTTTTCAGGGAGTTGGTATCCTTCTGACCCTGGCAAGTGCAGGAGACAAATAGAATCCTTTCTGGCCTCGGTCCCTACTTCTATCCCAGAGGGTTTGGATCCCTTGGGGGGCATAGTTCCACACGCCGGGTGGGTTTTCTCGGGCAGGATAGCCGCAAGCGTCATGGCCTCATTGAAGCTCTCTGGTGAGCCGGACACCATCGTGATATTCGGAAGTCATCTGGGGCCAGAGGATCCCTCTTGGATAATGCCAGAGGGAGCCTGGGAAACCCCATTGGGTCCCATGGAGGTGGACCAGGATCTGGCTCGATATCTTATGTCGGAGTTTTCCATCAGGAGGCAGGGGCCTGGGTATGCACAAGCTGATAACACCATAGAGGTGCAGCTTCCCATGCTTCGTTACTTTTTCCCCAAGGCTCGGATTCTGCCCCTGGGCTTGGCCCCCACTCAGGAGGGCATTGGCATAGGCAAAGGATGCGCCGAACTGATCTTGCAAAAGGGCATAAGATCTATGGTCTTGGGTTCCACGGATTTGACCCACTACGGGCCTGGATATGGTTTTTGCCCCAAGGGACCTGCATCCCAGGCAGAAGCTTGGGTAAAGGAGGTATTGGATGGTTCGGTGATCAAAAAATTTTTAGACATGGACCCAGAAGGCATCCTTGTGGAAGCCCTGGATAAGAAAAACGCCTGTTGTCCAGGGGCTGCTGCCGGAGCCGTGGCATGCCTTAAGACTCTGGGGGCCACAAGAGCCCATCTGGTACATTATGCCACCAGCAGGGATGTCATGGAGGCAGAAGACTTCGTGGGCTATGCTGGAGTGATATTCGGCAAATGA
- a CDS encoding (deoxy)nucleoside triphosphate pyrophosphohydrolase yields the protein MPVTAAIIFNAQGKVLLARRAHGDPQGSRWEFPGGKLHRGETPEECLRRELKEELGIEAEVQGVFHAVNQDLGDRSILLLAYLCTWKPGPMELREHSECRWICPKDLMNMDLLEADRLVAMKLAEKLGNGEIGGVGDFHAQGTGNRP from the coding sequence GTGCCCGTGACTGCAGCCATCATATTCAATGCCCAGGGCAAGGTGCTTTTGGCCCGAAGAGCCCACGGGGACCCGCAGGGTTCACGCTGGGAGTTCCCTGGGGGCAAACTGCATAGGGGAGAAACTCCAGAGGAATGTCTCAGAAGAGAGCTCAAAGAGGAACTGGGCATAGAGGCCGAGGTGCAAGGGGTATTTCATGCTGTGAACCAGGATCTGGGGGATCGCTCCATATTGCTTCTGGCGTACCTGTGCACATGGAAACCAGGGCCCATGGAGCTTAGAGAGCACAGCGAGTGCAGGTGGATCTGCCCCAAGGACTTGATGAATATGGATCTCTTAGAGGCCGATCGACTGGTGGCAATGAAACTGGCCGAAAAACTGGGAAATGGAGAGATCGGAGGGGTGGGAGATTTCCATGCGCAGGGAACAGGAAACCGCCCTTAA
- a CDS encoding DUF1178 family protein, whose product MIIYELFCEQGHGFEGWFQDGPSFQEQMERGLIQCPICGTSQVSQRLSTGGTIHRGAQETQRSDPGGEPENLLRVIQKVVEKHFQNVGSDFAKVALRMHYGVEEPRNIRGTTTEAEEKMLRQEGVEFFKLALPDPDTEKPLH is encoded by the coding sequence ATGATCATCTACGAACTCTTTTGTGAGCAAGGACATGGTTTTGAAGGCTGGTTTCAGGACGGTCCCAGTTTTCAGGAGCAGATGGAAAGAGGCCTCATACAGTGCCCCATATGCGGCACTTCCCAGGTGAGCCAGCGGCTCTCCACGGGCGGCACCATACATCGAGGCGCGCAAGAGACCCAACGATCAGACCCCGGCGGGGAGCCTGAAAACCTTCTTCGCGTGATCCAGAAGGTGGTGGAAAAGCATTTCCAGAATGTAGGGAGCGATTTCGCAAAGGTGGCGCTGCGTATGCATTACGGTGTGGAGGAACCCAGGAACATCCGCGGCACTACCACCGAGGCCGAAGAAAAGATGCTGCGCCAAGAGGGGGTGGAGTTCTTTAAGCTGGCTTTGCCTGACCCCGATACAGAGAAACCGCTCCATTGA
- a CDS encoding transglycosylase SLT domain-containing protein, producing MIRKVVMGIILFVGCLLFTTQALAQEGSKAQIRKQLLEQAQAEIKLLKEKLHEALERLEKLEKLRGMAHYRFPSQMELLGVKLPLERRDLWERMDREFLILVNDVPQVLLWMKRANRYFPLIEERIRVRGLPQDLKYVAIVESSLRPEARSSAGAVGIWQFIASTGSLYQLEINNWVDERQDPLRSTEAALSYLEYLYSKFGDWILALAAYNAGEERVRREMARQEVSSFYDLMLPSETERYVFKIASAKLILSDPKAYGFELSPEELYESHKVELVELDVPGDLELAPLARACGMTYRALRTLNPHIRDSWLPKGSYRLYAPEGKGRQIQEFVRTKTLSAAPRSKAGSATLRAEPTNQSSQTKIVHNVQEKETLWDIAKKYGVQVKSLQQWNKLGAQDKIQPGQRLVIHR from the coding sequence ATGATTCGTAAAGTTGTAATGGGGATCATCCTCTTTGTGGGGTGCTTGCTTTTTACAACACAAGCTTTGGCTCAAGAAGGCAGCAAGGCCCAGATCCGAAAGCAATTGTTGGAACAAGCACAGGCTGAGATCAAGCTCTTGAAGGAAAAACTGCATGAAGCCCTCGAGCGTCTGGAAAAATTGGAGAAGCTAAGAGGCATGGCCCACTATCGGTTCCCCTCCCAGATGGAACTTCTGGGGGTCAAGTTGCCCCTTGAGAGAAGGGATCTTTGGGAGCGCATGGACAGGGAATTTCTGATCCTGGTCAATGACGTTCCCCAAGTACTACTTTGGATGAAAAGGGCCAACAGATACTTCCCTTTGATAGAGGAGCGTATCAGAGTTCGAGGCCTGCCCCAAGACCTCAAGTATGTGGCCATAGTGGAAAGTTCTCTCAGACCAGAGGCCCGCTCCAGTGCAGGAGCAGTGGGAATCTGGCAATTCATAGCCTCCACAGGGTCTCTATATCAGCTGGAGATCAACAACTGGGTGGATGAAAGGCAGGATCCCCTTCGCTCCACAGAAGCGGCTTTGAGCTACCTGGAGTACCTCTATTCCAAGTTCGGGGATTGGATCCTGGCCTTGGCGGCTTACAATGCTGGAGAAGAAAGGGTTCGCAGGGAGATGGCTCGCCAGGAGGTGAGTTCCTTCTACGATCTAATGCTTCCCTCTGAAACCGAGCGCTATGTTTTCAAGATAGCCTCTGCCAAGCTAATCCTGTCTGATCCAAAGGCCTATGGGTTCGAACTGAGCCCAGAGGAGCTTTATGAGTCACACAAGGTGGAGCTGGTAGAACTGGATGTGCCAGGAGATCTGGAGCTGGCCCCTCTTGCCCGTGCGTGCGGCATGACCTATAGAGCTCTGCGCACCCTTAATCCCCACATAAGAGATTCATGGCTGCCCAAAGGCAGCTACCGCCTCTATGCGCCTGAGGGGAAAGGTAGACAAATCCAGGAATTCGTTCGAACCAAGACTCTCTCGGCAGCCCCAAGATCCAAGGCTGGTTCTGCGACCCTGAGGGCTGAGCCAACAAATCAGAGTTCTCAAACAAAGATAGTTCACAATGTTCAGGAAAAAGAAACTCTTTGGGACATAGCCAAGAAGTACGGGGTCCAAGTGAAGTCCCTTCAGCAGTGGAACAAGCTTGGCGCTCAGGACAAGATCCAGCCAGGTCAGCGCCTTGTGATACATAGGTGA
- a CDS encoding XRE family transcriptional regulator: protein MATKAGTTKAKRSFGKRMQALRHKAGMSMEALAADTGCSTDRLLSIEADKVLPTVSEVIRISKALSVDPGSFLSAEQRESHARKVAAYQKRTEAYSYTPLTPGAKTKHMKAFLVQIDPCSDHEMVEYQHEGEEFIYVLKGRLEVMVGDHMRVLEQGQSIHFNSGIRHRLRNLSDVPMELIVVVYTP from the coding sequence ATGGCAACCAAGGCAGGCACCACTAAGGCCAAGAGGAGTTTCGGCAAACGCATGCAGGCCCTCAGGCACAAGGCGGGCATGTCCATGGAAGCGCTGGCAGCAGATACGGGCTGCTCCACAGATAGACTTCTTAGCATAGAGGCCGACAAGGTTCTCCCCACGGTCTCGGAGGTGATAAGAATCTCCAAGGCGCTGTCTGTGGATCCAGGATCGTTCTTGAGCGCAGAACAGAGGGAGTCCCACGCCAGGAAAGTAGCCGCGTACCAAAAACGCACAGAGGCCTATTCATACACACCTCTTACCCCAGGGGCCAAGACCAAGCACATGAAAGCCTTCTTGGTCCAGATAGACCCTTGTTCGGATCACGAAATGGTGGAATATCAGCACGAAGGCGAGGAATTCATCTACGTGCTTAAGGGAAGGCTGGAGGTGATGGTAGGAGATCACATGCGGGTTCTGGAGCAGGGCCAAAGCATTCATTTCAACTCTGGCATTCGTCACAGACTAAGAAATCTGAGCGATGTACCCATGGAGCTGATAGTTGTGGTCTATACTCCATAG
- a CDS encoding acyl-CoA dehydrogenase family protein, whose translation MAFQLTNEQHMIQLMVRDFARKEIEPVAGRLDREGAFPWEILRKMAQLGLMGMMVPEEYGGSNVGAVSYSLAMQEIAYSCPSTAVTMAVCNLACEPLVAFGTEEQKERYLLPLARGEKLGAFAVTEPQAGSDAAGIRMQAILRQGCYYLSGTKMFITNGSYAGVLVVLARTSEEGHRGISSFLVEPGFPGFSVGTVEDKMGLRASNTAELVLEECQVPRSNLLGQEGDGFRMAMAALDSGRIGIASQSVGMARACFDEAVRYSKERKQFGKYISTYQAIQWMIADMATEIEAATLLTLHAAAQRDRGEPFTMMASMAKLYASEMVNRTAFKATQIFGGYGFMKDHKVERIYRDARVTTVYEGTSEVQRMVIARQVLKGS comes from the coding sequence ATGGCTTTTCAGCTCACCAACGAGCAGCACATGATCCAGCTCATGGTGCGAGACTTCGCCCGCAAAGAGATCGAGCCTGTTGCAGGACGTCTTGACCGCGAAGGTGCGTTTCCCTGGGAAATACTGCGCAAGATGGCTCAATTGGGTTTGATGGGCATGATGGTGCCTGAGGAATATGGGGGATCCAATGTGGGTGCAGTGAGTTACAGTCTGGCCATGCAGGAGATAGCTTACTCCTGCCCCTCAACAGCAGTGACCATGGCCGTGTGCAACCTGGCCTGCGAGCCTCTGGTGGCCTTTGGCACCGAGGAGCAGAAAGAGAGATACCTGCTTCCCCTGGCAAGAGGGGAAAAACTAGGGGCTTTTGCGGTCACGGAGCCCCAGGCTGGATCCGACGCAGCAGGCATCCGAATGCAAGCCATCTTGAGGCAAGGGTGCTATTATCTAAGCGGAACCAAGATGTTTATCACCAATGGCAGCTATGCCGGAGTGCTGGTGGTTCTTGCCAGGACAAGCGAGGAAGGTCACAGGGGTATAAGCAGTTTTCTGGTGGAGCCAGGCTTCCCAGGATTTTCCGTGGGAACTGTAGAGGACAAGATGGGGCTCAGGGCCAGCAACACCGCTGAATTGGTTCTGGAGGAGTGCCAGGTGCCAAGATCCAATCTGTTGGGACAGGAGGGAGACGGCTTTCGCATGGCAATGGCAGCCCTTGACAGCGGGCGCATAGGGATAGCCTCGCAGTCCGTAGGTATGGCTAGGGCCTGCTTTGATGAGGCTGTCAGATACAGCAAGGAGAGGAAACAATTCGGGAAGTATATCTCCACGTACCAGGCCATCCAGTGGATGATAGCCGATATGGCCACCGAAATAGAGGCAGCCACTTTGCTGACACTCCATGCTGCGGCGCAAAGAGACCGGGGGGAGCCATTCACCATGATGGCCTCCATGGCCAAGCTCTATGCATCTGAAATGGTCAACAGGACAGCTTTCAAGGCAACTCAAATATTCGGTGGTTACGGCTTCATGAAAGACCATAAAGTGGAGAGAATATACCGGGATGCCAGGGTCACCACCGTCTATGAGGGCACCTCAGAGGTGCAAAGGATGGTCATAGCCAGACAGGTTCTGAAGGGTTCATGA
- a CDS encoding sigma-70 family RNA polymerase sigma factor — translation MNSRGKKSGAALETLSPIHCLTKKEETTGHDEAPWTPEQWERRWIESAQRGDSESFERIVIAYQQRVFNLAFRLLGDREEAEDLTQEVFLNVYKHLSSFRGESQFSTWIYQVTLNHCRNRFKYLKRRFHQSTESLDDPLQSGEGDLERELPDEADLPEESLHRRQVQKLVQIAVQRLRPDYKEIIVLRDIQELSYQEISEVLGLPEGTIKSRLHRARWELKELLAGFGIHRSG, via the coding sequence ATGAATAGCCGGGGAAAAAAAAGTGGAGCCGCTTTGGAAACTCTTTCGCCTATCCATTGTCTAACTAAGAAAGAGGAAACCACGGGGCATGATGAGGCCCCTTGGACTCCGGAGCAATGGGAGAGAAGATGGATCGAATCCGCGCAGAGGGGAGACAGCGAATCCTTCGAGCGGATCGTCATCGCCTACCAACAGAGGGTCTTCAACCTGGCCTTCCGTCTGCTGGGAGACAGGGAGGAGGCGGAAGACCTGACCCAAGAGGTGTTCCTCAATGTTTACAAGCATCTTTCCAGCTTTCGTGGAGAGTCCCAGTTCTCCACCTGGATCTATCAGGTCACCCTCAATCACTGCCGCAACAGATTCAAGTACCTGAAAAGGCGTTTTCATCAAAGCACAGAATCTCTGGACGACCCTTTGCAGAGTGGAGAAGGAGACCTGGAGCGGGAGCTGCCCGACGAGGCGGATCTGCCCGAAGAGTCCCTTCATCGAAGACAAGTCCAGAAGCTCGTTCAGATTGCAGTTCAGAGGCTTCGGCCAGATTACAAGGAGATCATAGTTCTCAGAGACATCCAGGAGCTCTCCTACCAGGAGATTTCGGAGGTGCTGGGCCTGCCGGAGGGAACCATAAAGTCCCGGCTTCATCGCGCCCGATGGGAGCTCAAAGAGCTTCTAGCAGGGTTTGGCATTCATAGGAGCGGATGA
- a CDS encoding anti-sigma factor codes for MMEPKAGRSACQEVREKFLDLLDENLTGEGRKEVERHLQACRDCAWHWESYCSTVQALNSLETLDVPERVFESIRARIQKGSTLRRVLGWLRVHPWRVPVPVMATLGVVLLLGGLGQWRPWDNRPQQYSPTASLKEPGVELQAHQIQPVGSSYLQENFLSPVRALDLDSDWPLAGKVMIQDEMVLDLTGSEEVFQRIESILRESRGKMFLMGVRHRDSGQVIRSRILLEIPMESYSRVIQQIESLAPVQRVFLEREALPLRPDRLRISIVAKDMGTPPEASSIQTVGSR; via the coding sequence ATGATGGAACCTAAAGCAGGAAGAAGTGCTTGTCAGGAGGTCCGAGAAAAATTCCTGGACCTGCTGGATGAAAACCTGACAGGAGAGGGTCGTAAGGAAGTAGAGAGACACCTTCAGGCATGTAGAGATTGTGCCTGGCACTGGGAATCTTATTGCTCCACGGTGCAGGCCTTGAACTCTTTGGAAACATTGGATGTTCCAGAACGTGTTTTTGAGTCCATAAGGGCTAGAATACAAAAGGGCTCGACCCTAAGGAGGGTCTTGGGTTGGCTCAGAGTTCATCCTTGGCGGGTGCCAGTGCCGGTGATGGCCACCCTGGGGGTGGTGTTACTATTGGGGGGCCTCGGCCAATGGCGGCCTTGGGACAACAGGCCTCAGCAATATTCCCCCACTGCCTCTTTGAAGGAGCCTGGGGTGGAATTGCAGGCTCATCAGATTCAGCCCGTTGGCTCCTCTTATCTCCAGGAGAACTTCCTGAGCCCTGTGAGGGCCCTGGATCTGGATTCAGACTGGCCCCTTGCGGGAAAGGTCATGATACAAGACGAAATGGTCTTGGATCTTACAGGATCCGAAGAGGTGTTCCAGCGGATCGAGTCCATTCTCAGGGAGTCCAGAGGTAAGATGTTCCTGATGGGAGTAAGACACAGGGACTCAGGCCAGGTCATAAGGAGCAGGATCCTCTTGGAGATCCCTATGGAGAGCTACTCCAGGGTCATTCAGCAGATCGAATCCCTGGCGCCTGTTCAAAGGGTTTTCTTGGAGAGGGAAGCCTTGCCTTTGAGACCAGACCGCTTGAGAATAAGCATCGTGGCCAAAGACATGGGTACCCCACCAGAGGCATCCTCCATTCAAACTGTTGGTTCTCGCTGA
- a CDS encoding GNAT family N-acetyltransferase: MHIEVRDDISSMESVQESWLELWNHASNPEVFLHPLWTLAWWKHYGQGREACLLLVWDEHNTLAGLAPLCRCQRNPEVVEWIGSTDLSDSMDFLIRKGLEHKVMAALEKGLRKLLTNGSHLDLHCVADGSPTLEELNEMLSQGWDVRIDLEEYSPRVELPHSWEEFLQRLSSHHRHEIRRKIRKAEKDLQATLAVVDPSEGWERAMEHFFRLHRLSQPQKAAFMDEKRESFFLDVAGSLARHKMVKLAELRSLEGPIASSISFVQGRTWALYNSGFDPRYRQYSPGIVLVAQTIKEAISEELEVYDFLRGREIYKYDFGAVDRLIYRLRLKPRPEDHS, encoded by the coding sequence TTGCATATAGAGGTAAGAGACGACATCTCTTCCATGGAAAGTGTGCAGGAGTCTTGGCTTGAACTTTGGAATCATGCTTCCAATCCCGAGGTTTTTCTTCATCCCCTGTGGACTCTTGCCTGGTGGAAGCATTACGGCCAAGGAAGGGAAGCCTGTTTGTTGCTGGTCTGGGATGAGCACAACACCCTGGCAGGGCTGGCGCCCCTTTGCCGTTGCCAGCGGAACCCAGAGGTTGTGGAATGGATAGGCAGCACTGATCTGTCGGACAGCATGGATTTCTTGATCCGCAAAGGATTGGAGCATAAGGTGATGGCAGCTTTGGAAAAAGGGCTTAGAAAGCTCCTTACCAACGGGTCACACCTGGATCTTCACTGCGTTGCTGACGGATCTCCGACTCTAGAAGAGCTCAACGAGATGTTGAGCCAAGGGTGGGATGTGCGCATAGACCTGGAAGAGTATTCCCCCCGTGTGGAGCTGCCCCATAGCTGGGAAGAATTCTTGCAGCGCCTAAGCTCCCATCACCGCCATGAAATCAGGCGTAAAATAAGAAAGGCCGAAAAGGATCTTCAGGCCACTTTGGCCGTGGTGGATCCCTCAGAGGGGTGGGAAAGGGCCATGGAGCATTTCTTCAGGCTTCATCGCCTCAGTCAACCTCAAAAAGCTGCCTTCATGGATGAGAAAAGGGAGTCCTTCTTCTTGGATGTGGCAGGAAGCTTGGCCAGGCACAAGATGGTCAAGTTGGCAGAACTTCGCTCTCTGGAAGGCCCCATTGCCTCAAGCATATCATTTGTACAGGGCCGCACCTGGGCCCTCTATAACTCGGGCTTTGATCCTCGTTATAGGCAGTACAGCCCAGGTATAGTTCTTGTGGCTCAAACCATAAAGGAGGCTATCTCGGAAGAACTCGAGGTCTATGATTTCTTGAGGGGCCGCGAAATATATAAGTATGATTTTGGGGCCGTAGATCGTCTGATTTACCGTCTTAGACTGAAACCACGCCCAGAGGATCACTCTTGA
- a CDS encoding glycosyltransferase, whose translation MRLAVLSFHTCPLAALGGKETGGMNVYLREACSRLAHLGVQVDVFTRSQDPLVPRKVELAPGVNVHHVPAGPQTPCPKYRLVDYVEEFVKGIHELACEPYDLIYSHYWLSGMAGLSLRAHWGIPMVHMFHTMGWIKNMVARSRSEQEQEIRLFWEEEVARQADALVAPHPLERAQLVWHYKACPARIRVIPCGVDTSVFKPMNRWQSQRALGLDNRPWLIFVGRLDPIKGLDTLLKAMALLKEKKSSSKPLPSLMVVGGPPWENPLKPPREISEIYQEVRSLDIQDLVHLAGPQPQYRLPMYYNASTACVLPSRYESFGLAALEAMACGVPVVASRVGGLSYTVLDGRTGVLVPEGDPRILAHTIQELLESPMWRAHLGAEAARRARCFSWSMVVRELIAFFREVVQQAKGLPQVVGDSNTLSISPSSS comes from the coding sequence ATGCGCTTGGCTGTACTTAGTTTCCACACCTGTCCTCTGGCTGCCCTGGGTGGCAAGGAAACCGGAGGCATGAATGTTTATTTGAGGGAAGCATGTTCCCGACTGGCCCACTTGGGGGTACAGGTGGATGTTTTCACCAGAAGCCAGGACCCCTTGGTTCCAAGGAAGGTGGAGCTGGCCCCAGGGGTGAACGTGCACCATGTGCCAGCCGGACCCCAAACCCCCTGCCCCAAGTACAGGCTGGTGGATTATGTGGAGGAATTCGTAAAGGGCATTCATGAGCTGGCTTGCGAGCCCTATGACCTCATCTACTCCCACTACTGGCTGTCGGGCATGGCCGGTCTTAGCTTGAGGGCCCACTGGGGGATTCCCATGGTACACATGTTCCATACCATGGGCTGGATAAAAAACATGGTGGCCCGAAGCCGAAGTGAGCAGGAGCAAGAAATAAGGCTTTTCTGGGAAGAAGAGGTGGCCAGGCAGGCAGACGCCCTTGTGGCGCCTCATCCTCTGGAGAGGGCTCAACTGGTTTGGCACTACAAGGCCTGCCCGGCCAGAATAAGGGTGATCCCCTGCGGAGTTGACACCTCGGTGTTCAAGCCCATGAACCGGTGGCAATCTCAAAGGGCACTCGGGCTGGACAATAGGCCCTGGCTCATCTTTGTGGGCCGTCTGGATCCCATCAAGGGATTGGACACCCTTCTCAAGGCCATGGCCTTGCTCAAGGAGAAGAAGAGCTCTTCAAAGCCCCTGCCCTCTTTGATGGTAGTGGGAGGACCTCCATGGGAAAACCCCCTCAAGCCCCCGAGAGAGATCTCTGAGATATACCAGGAGGTCCGCTCTTTGGATATCCAGGATCTGGTTCACTTGGCAGGTCCCCAACCCCAATACCGTCTTCCCATGTATTACAACGCCTCCACAGCCTGCGTGCTTCCCAGCAGATACGAATCCTTCGGACTGGCAGCTTTGGAAGCCATGGCCTGCGGGGTTCCAGTAGTGGCCTCCAGGGTGGGGGGACTCAGTTACACTGTCTTGGACGGGCGCACAGGAGTACTGGTCCCTGAGGGGGACCCCCGAATCCTGGCCCATACCATCCAAGAGCTTCTGGAATCCCCCATGTGGAGGGCCCATCTGGGAGCCGAAGCGGCCAGACGGGCCCGATGCTTTTCCTGGAGCATGGTGGTAAGGGAACTAATTGCCTTCTTCAGAGAAGTGGTTCAACAGGCGAAGGGCCTGCCTCAAGTTGTGGGTGATTCCAACACCCTGTCCATATCTCCAAGCAGCTCTTGA
- a CDS encoding deoxyguanosinetriphosphate triphosphohydrolase — MKGERQDLAPYAARSLLSRGRKYPEELKDDRAHFERDRDRVIHCAAFRRLEYKTQVFVNHEGDYYRTRLTHTLEVAQISKGIARRLGLNEDLAESIALAHDLGHTPFGHTGEETLDRLMEDCGGFEHNLQSLRIVEELEERYPLFPGLNLTWETREGLVKRSMEAKSRARGIPQEFLPEEAPTLEAQIIELADEIAYNNHDIDDGLEAGYLDEEELLQEVDLWEELTSRVRSKYPSISGKQLKYQTISHLIGFLIEDLVESTSIRLKEQGIETLEDVRKAGNLIGFSPSIRARNNSLKLFLQERLYRHYKMERMRLKARRVIQGLFEAYLSHPTLLPIRHQHKADSEPLKRVICDYIAGMTDRFAIEEYRRLFDPEEKV, encoded by the coding sequence TTGAAAGGCGAAAGACAGGATCTGGCTCCCTATGCAGCCCGCAGCCTGCTGTCCAGAGGCAGGAAATATCCCGAGGAGCTCAAGGACGACAGAGCCCACTTCGAGAGGGACCGGGATCGGGTCATTCACTGCGCGGCCTTCAGAAGATTGGAATACAAGACCCAGGTGTTCGTAAATCATGAGGGAGATTATTACAGAACCCGCCTGACCCACACCCTGGAAGTGGCCCAGATTTCCAAAGGCATTGCGCGTCGTTTGGGTCTGAACGAGGATCTGGCCGAGTCCATTGCCCTTGCCCACGATCTGGGACATACCCCCTTTGGTCATACAGGGGAGGAGACCCTGGACAGGCTCATGGAGGATTGTGGAGGATTCGAACACAACTTGCAGAGCCTGCGCATAGTGGAGGAGCTGGAAGAACGCTATCCACTGTTCCCAGGCCTCAACTTGACCTGGGAAACCAGGGAAGGGCTGGTCAAGCGCTCCATGGAGGCCAAGAGCAGAGCCAGGGGAATCCCCCAGGAGTTCCTACCCGAGGAAGCTCCTACCCTGGAAGCTCAAATCATCGAACTGGCCGACGAGATAGCTTACAACAATCATGACATAGACGACGGCCTGGAAGCCGGGTACCTGGATGAAGAGGAACTCTTGCAGGAAGTGGATCTCTGGGAGGAATTGACCAGCAGGGTTAGAAGCAAGTATCCATCAATTTCCGGAAAACAGTTGAAGTATCAAACCATCAGCCATCTCATCGGATTTCTCATCGAGGATCTGGTGGAATCCACCAGTATAAGGCTGAAGGAGCAGGGAATAGAGACCCTGGAGGACGTGAGAAAGGCTGGGAATCTCATAGGATTCTCCCCGTCCATAAGGGCCAGGAACAATTCCTTGAAGCTCTTTTTACAGGAAAGGCTTTACAGGCACTACAAGATGGAACGGATGCGCCTCAAGGCAAGAAGGGTGATCCAGGGGCTTTTTGAAGCTTACCTGAGCCATCCGACCCTTCTGCCCATCCGCCACCAGCACAAGGCCGATTCAGAACCCCTCAAGAGGGTGATATGCGATTACATAGCCGGCATGACCGATCGTTTCGCCATAGAGGAGTACAGGCGCCTGTTTGATCCAGAAGAAAAAGTCTAA
- a CDS encoding septal ring lytic transglycosylase RlpA family protein: MIPLALRKTLAPFAQRVMNGLSSQFKRFARPVKTQTLAAKATSHPRGLVMRQMPAFSALLEQAQASNDNRPQGVALAQLAQGPPDYPKPQSSTSQPLPSAQARNGAKYMFYTVRPGDTLWSLGVKRFAVDPEVLAKENAIENPSKLQAGQRIRVPLKASSPEQTVVASWYGHEHHGKPMANGEPFNMHAATIAHKELPLGTKVELKNPETGQKVLAVVTDRGPYIEGRDVDLSYGLARRLNMVEKGVGKLVMRVLA, encoded by the coding sequence ATGATTCCCTTGGCCTTGAGGAAAACCTTAGCCCCTTTTGCCCAAAGAGTCATGAATGGTCTGAGCTCCCAGTTCAAGAGATTTGCGAGACCGGTGAAGACCCAGACCCTGGCAGCCAAGGCCACTTCTCATCCAAGGGGTCTTGTCATGCGCCAGATGCCGGCATTCTCCGCCTTGTTGGAGCAAGCTCAGGCATCCAATGACAACAGGCCTCAAGGCGTGGCTCTGGCACAGCTGGCCCAAGGCCCTCCAGACTATCCAAAACCTCAAAGCTCTACTTCTCAGCCTCTTCCAAGTGCTCAGGCCAGAAATGGGGCAAAATATATGTTCTACACAGTAAGACCCGGAGACACCCTCTGGTCGCTGGGAGTAAAGAGGTTCGCAGTGGACCCAGAGGTGCTGGCCAAAGAAAACGCCATAGAGAACCCAAGCAAGCTTCAAGCCGGTCAGCGCATCAGGGTGCCTCTAAAGGCCAGCTCACCGGAACAGACAGTGGTGGCCAGTTGGTATGGACATGAACACCACGGCAAGCCCATGGCCAATGGCGAGCCCTTTAATATGCACGCTGCCACCATTGCCCACAAGGAACTTCCCCTGGGCACCAAAGTGGAATTGAAGAATCCAGAGACCGGACAGAAGGTGTTGGCTGTGGTAACAGACAGGGGCCCTTACATAGAAGGGCGTGACGTGGATCTTTCATACGGCCTTGCCAGGAGATTGAACATGGTGGAAAAAGGGGTGGGAAAGCTTGTAATGAGAGTTTTGGCATAA